Proteins encoded together in one Terriglobus saanensis SP1PR4 window:
- the murC gene encoding UDP-N-acetylmuramate--L-alanine ligase has translation MFASGQQRVHFIGIGGIGMSGIAEILLTMGYPVSGSDLRSNAVTERLQGMGAKIFLGHDAANARDADVIVTSSAVAKSNPEVVEARSRKTPIIHRAEMLAELMRLKYGIAIAGMHGKTTTTSMVASVLAGGGLDPTVVVGGRVNALGSNARLGNSRYLVAEADESDRSFLKLSPILAVVTNLDREHMDAYRDMADVETAFVEFMDRVPFYGATTACIDDPMLRAILPRVRRRVMTYGESPDADFQLRMLPKDSDCHAVFEVNTKGLLLGPFRLHVPGKHNVLNATAAVAIGVELGIAPSQIAEGLEAFRGVDRRFQVKGVVRGVTVVDDYGHHPTEVRATLQAARECGYGRVLVLFQPHRYSRTAELMEEFATAFGDADLVEVVDIYAANEEPIVGVTAEALVAQMQGTRAEYAGSFEEAVGRLVSEARDGDVILTMGAGNVSQASGMLMLALV, from the coding sequence ATGTTCGCATCGGGTCAGCAGAGGGTTCATTTTATCGGTATTGGTGGCATTGGCATGAGCGGGATCGCGGAGATCCTGCTGACGATGGGGTATCCCGTCTCGGGGTCGGACCTACGGTCGAACGCGGTGACCGAGCGGTTGCAGGGGATGGGCGCGAAGATCTTTCTGGGGCACGATGCGGCCAATGCACGCGACGCGGACGTGATCGTGACGAGTTCCGCTGTTGCGAAGAGCAATCCTGAGGTGGTGGAGGCGCGCTCTCGCAAAACGCCGATCATCCATCGGGCCGAGATGCTGGCGGAGTTGATGCGGCTGAAGTACGGCATCGCCATTGCCGGTATGCACGGGAAGACGACCACGACGAGCATGGTGGCGAGCGTTCTGGCGGGTGGCGGATTGGACCCGACGGTGGTGGTCGGCGGGCGGGTGAATGCGCTGGGTTCGAATGCGCGTCTGGGGAACTCACGCTACCTGGTGGCGGAGGCCGATGAGAGCGACCGCAGCTTCCTGAAGCTTTCGCCGATTCTGGCGGTGGTGACGAATCTGGACCGCGAGCACATGGACGCGTATCGCGATATGGCGGATGTCGAGACAGCGTTTGTGGAGTTCATGGATCGCGTGCCGTTTTATGGGGCGACAACCGCCTGTATCGACGACCCAATGCTGCGGGCGATTTTGCCGCGCGTTCGGCGGCGTGTGATGACCTATGGCGAGAGTCCGGATGCCGATTTCCAGTTGCGCATGTTGCCGAAAGATTCCGACTGCCATGCGGTCTTTGAAGTGAACACGAAGGGGCTGCTGCTTGGGCCGTTTCGGTTGCATGTGCCGGGTAAGCACAATGTTTTGAATGCGACAGCAGCGGTGGCGATTGGTGTGGAGCTGGGGATCGCGCCTTCTCAGATCGCCGAAGGGCTGGAGGCTTTTCGAGGTGTGGATCGGCGTTTTCAGGTGAAGGGCGTGGTTCGTGGGGTAACGGTGGTGGACGATTATGGGCACCATCCTACCGAGGTGCGGGCCACCCTGCAGGCGGCGCGGGAGTGCGGCTATGGCCGGGTTCTGGTGCTGTTTCAACCGCATAGATACTCGCGGACCGCAGAGCTGATGGAGGAGTTTGCCACGGCTTTTGGGGATGCGGACCTGGTGGAGGTGGTGGATATTTATGCAGCGAATGAGGAGCCGATTGTGGGTGTGACGGCGGAGGCGCTGGTGGCGCAGATGCAGGGGACTCGGGCGGAGTACGCCGGATCGTTTGAGGAGGCTGTGGGGAGGTTGGTCTCGGAGGCACGGGATGGGGATGTGATTTTGACGATGGGTGCGGGGAATGTCTCGCAGGCCAGTGGGATGTTGATGTTGGCTTTGGTTTAG
- a CDS encoding cell division protein FtsQ/DivIB, producing the protein MRTKDVIGKRASAVLDTPEDKFVPENETRWSRGDVRRPEPPRPRREMVEDFSDDADTAAFLRSTGRGRRIRRGLIPQTKWGRIAAGSALALFLGGMGAAVWTTSRFLMHDEHFLIPSSQAIEIDGNSHVSRAQMLSVFGEDVDRNIFHVPLAERRTELETMPWVEHASVMRLLPNRIRVHVVERTPVAFVRQGGTIGMVDVHGVLLNLPADSPGNPNYSFPVVTGISSQEPLSTRAPRMKLYTRFIQELDGGDAKLSGQLSEVDLSDPEDVKALIPDHNTEVLVHFGEENFLDRFHRMQEHMPEWRQQYPRLASVDMRYERQVVLQMPQNASGGGTSSANAPAPVSSTAPTAVKAAPLAVVQSNKVQANKPAPSAPVIDAEKKTPAVAKTVAPKKPAAPAKVSDAKAAASAKRVAAIKLWMAQREKVRQAQKSAVPHTSTGAPVRIAPMTPGQTGRVE; encoded by the coding sequence ATGCGGACAAAAGATGTCATAGGAAAGCGTGCTTCGGCCGTGCTGGATACGCCGGAGGACAAGTTCGTCCCGGAAAACGAGACGCGCTGGTCCCGGGGTGACGTGCGCAGGCCCGAACCTCCGCGTCCGCGTCGGGAGATGGTGGAAGACTTCTCCGACGATGCAGACACGGCCGCATTTCTGCGTTCGACGGGTCGGGGACGGCGCATCCGCCGAGGACTGATTCCACAGACCAAGTGGGGAAGGATCGCTGCTGGCTCCGCGCTGGCGCTTTTCCTGGGCGGTATGGGAGCTGCCGTGTGGACGACTTCGCGCTTCTTGATGCATGACGAGCATTTTCTGATCCCGTCTTCGCAGGCGATTGAGATCGACGGGAATAGTCACGTTTCGCGGGCTCAGATGCTGAGTGTCTTTGGTGAAGATGTGGACCGCAATATTTTTCACGTTCCGCTGGCGGAGCGGCGGACGGAACTGGAAACCATGCCGTGGGTGGAGCACGCCAGCGTGATGCGGCTGCTTCCGAATCGCATTCGCGTCCACGTGGTGGAGCGGACGCCGGTAGCCTTTGTGCGCCAGGGCGGCACGATTGGTATGGTGGACGTCCACGGTGTTCTGTTGAACCTTCCCGCAGACTCTCCGGGAAATCCGAATTATTCGTTTCCTGTGGTGACGGGCATCAGTTCGCAGGAGCCGTTGAGCACGCGCGCTCCGCGGATGAAGCTGTATACGCGTTTCATCCAGGAGCTGGATGGTGGCGACGCGAAGCTTAGCGGACAGTTGAGTGAAGTGGACTTGTCCGATCCTGAGGATGTGAAGGCGCTGATTCCGGACCACAACACCGAGGTGCTGGTCCACTTTGGCGAAGAGAATTTTCTGGACCGCTTTCACCGCATGCAGGAGCATATGCCGGAGTGGAGACAGCAGTATCCGCGGCTGGCGAGTGTGGATATGCGGTATGAGCGGCAGGTCGTTCTGCAGATGCCTCAGAATGCGAGTGGCGGCGGAACTTCGTCCGCAAATGCTCCCGCGCCCGTTTCTTCGACTGCACCGACTGCTGTCAAGGCTGCTCCTTTGGCCGTCGTACAGTCCAACAAAGTGCAGGCCAATAAACCAGCGCCCTCCGCTCCTGTAATCGACGCGGAGAAGAAGACTCCTGCGGTCGCCAAAACAGTTGCGCCAAAGAAGCCTGCTGCACCAGCCAAGGTGTCGGATGCGAAGGCGGCGGCTTCGGCGAAGCGGGTTGCGGCGATCAAGTTGTGGATGGCGCAGCGCGAGAAGGTTCGCCAGGCGCAGAAGAGTGCAGTGCCGCATACATCGACTGGGGCTCCTGTTCGCATCGCACCTATGACCCCTGGTCAGACCGGGCGGGTGGAGTAG
- the ftsA gene encoding cell division protein FtsA codes for MEKSDNLITVLDAGSAKSCVLVAELQDGVLRYRGHGIEKSRGMRKGLIAELGPAAEAINKAALTAERIAKVGIETAVVGVGGTHVRGVNSRGGISMGSRMREITREEVRAAVDRARSVALPADREILHLLPQEFILDDQPGIHDPIGMVGTKLEVNLHLSTCSGGVAQSVVTCANRAGLEVIDTVYEGIASAESVLSADERELGVCLADIGASTTELVVFFEGSVAHTAVLPIGGDHFTNDLAVGLHVPVDEAEELKLMYGNCVVTSVPSLNEIEIGGNLATGGGTPRLVRQRFLAEILEPRARELFQMLRDNLRQGGVLEALGTGCVLTGGGANLAGLLDVAESLLRTPARIGTPVPLSRMPPELAKPEFATAIGMLLYTHRTQVRKASEELGLKAKLKAIFAGSF; via the coding sequence TTGGAGAAGAGCGACAATCTGATCACAGTGCTGGATGCCGGGAGCGCGAAGAGCTGCGTCCTGGTGGCAGAGCTGCAGGATGGCGTTCTTCGGTATCGCGGACACGGGATTGAAAAGTCGCGCGGCATGCGCAAGGGACTGATCGCGGAGCTTGGACCTGCGGCTGAAGCGATCAATAAGGCCGCGCTGACGGCGGAGCGCATCGCCAAAGTTGGGATTGAGACGGCCGTCGTCGGCGTAGGCGGAACGCATGTGCGCGGTGTGAACTCGCGCGGCGGCATCAGCATGGGAAGCCGGATGCGGGAGATTACACGCGAAGAGGTTCGTGCAGCCGTAGACCGTGCGCGCAGTGTCGCTCTGCCTGCCGACCGTGAGATTCTGCACCTTTTGCCGCAGGAGTTCATCCTGGACGATCAGCCGGGCATTCACGATCCGATTGGGATGGTGGGGACGAAGCTTGAGGTGAACCTGCATCTTTCGACATGCAGCGGCGGCGTAGCCCAGAGTGTGGTGACGTGCGCGAATCGTGCCGGTCTGGAAGTGATCGACACGGTGTACGAGGGAATTGCTTCGGCAGAGAGCGTATTGAGCGCGGATGAGCGTGAGCTTGGTGTCTGTCTCGCCGACATCGGCGCGAGCACGACGGAGCTGGTGGTCTTCTTTGAGGGCTCGGTCGCGCATACGGCGGTGCTGCCGATTGGTGGAGATCACTTCACGAACGATCTCGCGGTAGGACTTCATGTCCCGGTGGACGAGGCCGAAGAGTTGAAGCTGATGTACGGCAACTGCGTAGTGACGAGCGTGCCGTCGTTGAACGAGATTGAGATTGGCGGAAACCTGGCGACGGGTGGCGGCACTCCCCGGCTGGTACGGCAGAGATTTTTGGCGGAGATCCTGGAGCCGCGTGCGCGTGAGTTGTTCCAGATGTTGCGGGACAATCTGCGGCAGGGCGGTGTTCTGGAAGCCCTTGGAACTGGCTGTGTGTTGACCGGTGGGGGAGCGAATCTTGCAGGCCTGCTGGATGTCGCGGAGAGTCTGCTGCGCACGCCTGCGCGGATCGGAACTCCGGTGCCGTTGTCGCGGATGCCTCCTGAACTGGCGAAGCCCGAGTTCGCCACGGCGATTGGGATGCTGCTGTACACGCACCGCACGCAGGTGCGGAAGGCCAGCGAAGAGCTTGGTCTGAAAGCGAAGTTGAAGGCGATCTTTGCGGGCAGCTTCTAA
- a CDS encoding DMT family transporter, which yields MSGAGKSRELRAYGALAGGVFCIAWSAIFVRWTSMPGPASAFYRLLFALIALSFFLLRFRRELVSMRRSAVLLGLLGGAFFGADVALFNSAVLKTSAAIATLFANNAPLFVGLLTWAIWRRRPSIAFWMGLGIAMAGSIFIFRADGARFAGSASGDWMAVGASFCFGAYLVITGRLRERVRTELLLGISFLGSTLALLFYNLGTHTSLRIPDTKALAALLGLAVVCQLLGYFFLTYALGHLSSTVTSVTLLLIAPLTAVIALVLFGESVGGAQIIGGILVLAGVGLTNLVSAGRGRIASAV from the coding sequence GTGAGTGGAGCGGGGAAAAGCCGGGAGCTGCGCGCCTATGGTGCGCTTGCAGGCGGGGTCTTTTGCATTGCGTGGTCGGCGATCTTTGTCCGATGGACTTCGATGCCGGGGCCAGCTTCTGCCTTTTATCGGTTACTGTTTGCGTTGATTGCGCTTAGTTTTTTCCTTCTTCGATTCAGGCGGGAGCTTGTCTCCATGCGGCGCTCCGCAGTTCTTCTGGGGTTGCTCGGGGGCGCGTTCTTTGGGGCGGACGTCGCTTTGTTCAACAGCGCGGTTTTGAAGACGTCTGCTGCGATCGCTACTCTATTCGCGAACAATGCGCCTTTGTTTGTCGGGCTGCTTACGTGGGCGATCTGGCGTCGGCGGCCTTCCATTGCGTTCTGGATGGGGCTGGGGATTGCGATGGCTGGTTCCATCTTTATCTTTCGCGCGGACGGAGCGCGGTTTGCGGGAAGTGCTTCAGGGGACTGGATGGCTGTGGGCGCGTCGTTTTGTTTCGGGGCTTATCTCGTGATCACGGGAAGATTGCGGGAGCGCGTGAGAACGGAGCTGCTGCTGGGTATTTCCTTTCTTGGAAGCACGCTGGCGCTTTTGTTTTATAACCTGGGCACGCATACGTCTCTTCGTATTCCGGATACGAAGGCCCTGGCTGCGCTTTTAGGGCTGGCGGTTGTTTGCCAGTTGCTGGGGTACTTTTTTCTGACGTATGCGCTGGGGCATCTGTCTTCTACGGTTACGTCCGTGACGCTGTTGTTGATTGCGCCGCTTACGGCGGTGATTGCTCTCGTTCTGTTTGGAGAGAGCGTTGGTGGTGCACAGATCATTGGAGGGATCCTTGTTTTGGCCGGGGTTGGGCTGACGAACCTTGTTTCGGCGGGACGAGGGCGGATTGCGTCGGCGGTTTGA